Genomic DNA from uncultured Fibrobacter sp.:
TTTACGCCGCCCATCATGCTGTTCCAGGAAGTGACGCAGCTTTCTTCGTTCGCACTTCCGACGCACAGGTCCGCCGGATTCACGACAATGCGCTGCCATTTAGACGAAAGCTTTAGCCAAGCGGTCGACGCCTTGATGTTTACGGTCGGGGTCACCCAGTTTTCGATTGCGAGCTTGAGAGATCCGTTACCCTTCGCATAAAACACAACCGAGTCAATTACCGCGAAGTTCATGTAGTGTTCAAACGAAGTTCCCACAAGAACCCATGCGTAGTCATCGTTAGCAAGCTTATAGTCGCCATGGAACACATTGGACTTGCGAGTGGAATCGTATTCGACACCATCCGTGGCAAACTGCGCCGGTTTAATGGTCGTTCCCTTGTTCAGCGAATCGGTATTGATATACCAGCCATCGGCACCGTTTTCAAAGTCCTGGAGAACCTTCACGGGGCTCAAGGTTTCAGTGCTGTTGGGTTCGGCAAAGGCACTCCATTCGGCATAAAGGGCACTGCTGCTATCGGCTGTCACAAAGTAGATATCAAGCGTATCGTTCGCCGGAACATTCGGAAGCACGTAAGACCCGACATTGTTCGTCTTTACCAACATGTCAAGTCCGTAGACGCCCACCCACAGGTATTCCGCACTGGACTGTAGCGTTACCTTGCTCGAAATCGAGGCTTTCGCCACCAGGTGCAGCGTATCTAGCTTAGCGAGTTCCTTGGCGCTATAGACGCTAGAGAACGCATATCCGTCTTTTTCCACCGTCAAGCGGTAGTCACCGGACGTAGGCCACTTCATATCGAAGCGTCCGTTCTTGTCGGTCTGAAAATCAGGCTCCACCAGCATATTCTGAACGGCAAGCTCTTCGACCCTAGCATCAGCCTTGCGGAGCGCCACCGTCGCACCGGCAGCGGGCGAACCATCCTTGAACAGGGCCACAACCTGTGGCAGGCGAACCGTATCGGGCACCACCGTATCGATATCGGCGGTATCCTTCGCAGAAGTATCCACGGGGACCTTGACCTCGCTGCGGTAGTCCTTCATCAGCGATTCCCTCGGAGTCACGTAAATGCTCCGTTCGCCGAGATTCTTAGAATAGTCCTCGCTCATGAAATAGAGTTTCAGCGAATCATTCGCCGGGAGTGCCGAAAGCGCAAACCAGCCGACCGAATCGGTCTTCACCAGGACATCGGTCCCGACCACGCCGACCCACACCGCA
This window encodes:
- a CDS encoding carboxypeptidase-like regulatory domain-containing protein gives rise to the protein MRKLLFLLPLAVALFACSEKEDVAGGPGSITTNGLAYADGRPASYATVALRKVDFRSTEAVEENALVVADTYADESGNFKVDIPAEGKYRLTVLHDGVAYSRVVTRDGFAEVGVSTAPDTVDLLPTAVVAGVVDIPEGSSAVWVGVVGTDVLVKTDSVGWFALSALPANDSLKLYFMSEDYSKNLGERSIYVTPRESLMKDYRSEVKVPVDTSAKDTADIDTVVPDTVRLPQVVALFKDGSPAAGATVALRKADARVEELAVQNMLVEPDFQTDKNGRFDMKWPTSGDYRLTVEKDGYAFSSVYSAKELAKLDTLHLVAKASISSKVTLQSSAEYLWVGVYGLDMLVKTNNVGSYVLPNVPANDTLDIYFVTADSSSALYAEWSAFAEPNSTETLSPVKVLQDFENGADGWYINTDSLNKGTTIKPAQFATDGVEYDSTRKSNVFHGDYKLANDDYAWVLVGTSFEHYMNFAVIDSVVFYAKGNGSLKLAIENWVTPTVNIKASTAWLKLSSKWQRIVVNPADLCVGSANEESCVTSWNSMMGGVKQFHLFAQDGTDFYIDDVTLYGALF